aaaacaattttgacatccatttggtgtaCCACCAAGTTATGAATAGCACCAAGTGAGATGAGTACCCTAATGAATGTAATTTAAGTGACCGGCGAAAAGATGttgaagaaatctatattttctctttgcctAAAAGCTCTGGCTACAGGGCGAGCCTTAGATTTATCAATTATTCCATTgtgttttagtttctttttcaatattcatttacaaCTTGTTGATTTGACCCCATAAGGCAAGTCTACAAAATGTTAGGTCATTTTAGAGTCTAGAGAatcaatttatcatttattgTTTCTTGCAATAAATCTGCATCCAAAGATGACAAAGCTTCTTAAagatttgcaggatcctcttctaaggTATAAGACGTATAACGaggtccataatctttagcaactctgATTCTCTTACTTCTTCGAGTTTATGTTTTGCCTTGTTTGCTTCTTTCAATGTTTCTTGTCACAAGAATGTGACTTGGTTTACTGCCTCCACTATTTCTCAATTtgaaagagaatttattttcatagaagtccaCAACATTTGACTATATGATCActttcacatttaggtcataaaacctatacgctttatTGATTgttgcatacccaatgaatataCATTCATAGGTTTACTAGAGAGTTTAATTCGCTTGGGATCAGGGATTCTAATATAAGCCAGAAAGCCCCaagtttgaaaataagacaagctcgattgtcttttcttcactatctcataaggagatgttttgtttttagatttaagaactctattcaaaacatagcaaaaaAGCAATATATTTTCCGCGCATCAGTGAAATGCATCACTAGAATTAAGcatactagcaacaactagtcCAATAAGaggtttattctttttttttttcaactttaccattcacttcaaCCAATTACGGTGCAgttgttccatgtataatttcaagcaatttataaaacttattagacaaactagAATCATATGTGGaacctcttaatctttatactaaattgattttcaatttcagttacaaagatctTTAACATGTCAAGTGTtccacttttatttttttatttcttgttaGCATCCCATCAAGTTTACATATatcaaagtgtaataaatctaaagactcAGATTCTATAACTacaaatttatgtgaactcttgattattttagcttaactaaataaatcacatttttcaaaatcatttaaagataattttggTATTAAACTtaagttacttaagtttgaaatcagATGTGTTAATATCACAAAGTCTAacatgtcaaaaattaaaatcacacaacatgtaagcagaaagagatattttattgatttcaacattcaaacagaatgaaacatattaaatttcaatgtttaatttaaatatgtcatgAGTGACGTACCTTAATAGATATCTCATGAGTTATCTTTTGAATTTTACGGGAGTGAGCCTCCACGAATCTATCATCGGTCATATAATACTCTAGGTAGTAGCTCACAACATACTTATTCATAGCTTCCCAAACATCTCTAGCAGTATTGCTGGAACTGTAGTAGTTATACAGATGATCAGTaagtccattaagaatataattcttatcatgATTCTCCTATAGGTTAATTCTCTAGCTTTCTTATCATTTTCTGTTTGCTTCAAActgaaataatttattgaaataaGAGGCAACATAACCAAATTCAGCAATCTTTTTGGTTGGCATGGTAGACATAAACgtcttaaaatttttgtttttgagtttcagaaaactgtttaaaaatccaaattaatGTCACCGAATATATTACTAGGTTGAGTCGCAAACTacgtcgctctctttaagacgtttcgtggcactgcccaaattgtgatAGGCAGACTATCAATCACAAAGTCCCCATGATAAAATAGCTCAGATTCAATGTATCGGAATTTTATTGCACCGTAGAAATCCGTTCTAGAAtaacaccctcaatatggcggTTAAAGCCACtttcaatatgacaattaaagtcattCGCATTATGGTACTATGATTACCCATAAATCAAAAGAACTACGACACAAAAAACCTCTCATATTGGTATTATGATCACTAAAAAATCGACGAGGGTACGACATAAAAATTGCTCTAGAAACCGATAGGACTACGGTtcaaaaccgctctaaaaatcgaATGGTTTACGACATTACAACCGCTCTAAAATACGAAGGGACTACAACATAACAACCACTCAAAAAATTGAAAGGACAACGATACAAAACCGCTCATAAATATCGAAGTGACAAAATGAAAGGGAAGAAATGATTCAGAAATCAGTCAAGCGAAATAGAGAAAGGAGAAATTTGGAAAATGCATCCAACTTTTgtgtacttttcacaagagtttgaaattcattatatagtgatggaagcaaactcacatatgttttcaatcaaatgtgagattttagtatttatagagttgaaaactactcaataATGAGAATTTTTCAATGTGAaacttcaacaaatttttaaattcacacgaTAACATACTATTTATTCCAATAGTgacaaataaaacaattatgGATTAATTGTGAATACATCTGCTCTCTCTTCACAATTAATAGGCAACTTAATTTATTTGTCTCTTAACAAACCTGATCAGCTCTAAAGATGAGAAGTTATAAGATAAACAACCCTCTTACAATCCATTTCAATAATAACTCCACCTATATATCATCTCATTGTTCATCGGAGACTATGACTTGTATTATGCTTAGAACCAATCTATAGTTATAAAACAACCAAGGTCTGTCTCTAAGAGTTCTTTCCACATTCACCTTGTGATAGAATTGAAAGAGAAAATTTGTAGGAAAATCAATAAGAGAAAATCTCCAtacaaagtaaaaaataattaaagaaaaagtaGAATCTCACGGCACAAATATTATTACTCAACTTGgatttgttggattttgatcctttaattcctaattttgacataattaataattcaacaatgttcttacaatgcatgataaatctaatatttgaattgagcaagatttcaggaaccataatcaaaccctacacacttggatcaaatagcttggaacacaagaaatcaacaaaagttgaattctgaatatgtaaatcgattgggaaatcgatttcataacaagggtgtaaggaaatcttaagtgtttgtgaatgtgcaatcgattaggcaatcgattagatcaattaaaaatgaaaaatgcacaagtcagtagcctctgatttggagaaaatcgattggcaaatcgattgaacatttcacaaatcaaacctgatggtaacacatcgattggtaaatcgattgaatgagtcacagtggcactccagtgctgaggaaatcgattggcaaatcgattgataaaatatcatttgaaaaatgacctcacctgtgacaaatacaatcgattggacaatcaattgttaacactttcaattttgataaagtttggttgcaatcgattggcaaatcgattgaattaaacaccaggtaaaaacttttcaggaacatgacaccacatcgattgacaagtcgattgatatcaaatagctgagccactgttttgaaaacaatcgattggcaaatcgattgatattaaaactggatcactattttgaatcacatcgattgacaagtcgattgataacaaatagctgagccactgttttgaaaacaatcgattggcaaatcgattgaaataaacttgttgaaaacacagtgaactctgaagtttggcaaatcgattgagtaatcgattgaaaatagttttattaaaacagtttcccagaaatcgattaggcaatcgatttatacaggtctggacatgttctgctgaaaagtgttgttttaaagaatcgattggtaaatcgattagcttgtatagtttcaagattaaagaaaaccaagatcgcgataatcgattggcaaatcgatttagctcattttataactttacaaaatcgattgggaaatcgatttcgtagttggtttttcagaaactatataagatgtctttcaatctttattctaatAACTTCTGAGAACTTTTACATAAcatttcataactttcataaatttctcacaacgctcttagctgttcataacaacaaactgacaacttcataattgtgattacagatctcaatacagtttgttgacaatctaagagaaatgataatgtgctcaagaacaatccatgaatatccagatttgtgaagagcaacattcataaagattgaagacccttttgttttacaatctttattctttctgtaataaaactttgaacgaaatagaacgcaagaaaagccagctcgaaactggtggctactttcttggttgagaggactcaacaagaaagagtcgcactttgattctgtgataggctgctgagtgtcttcaaggatcagagggtattcaataggaaagatataattagagattgataggtttcagggaggaaactggaaaatctttgtaattgattctttctattgaaggagaagaaaatctgaaatccgattggattttcaggactggacgtaggttgttgtggaacaaccgaaccaggataaatctctgtgtcttcttctctaactctctctctttaattttctattgctaactttgcatgcctcaaaatttaatttccgctgtgcgcttgatacagattaatttggtaacgaaaactgatatattttctttattgcgaggtcactgataccaacaggattttttacaaaaagaaagTTATAAGTTATTTCACacaatttttgtataaaaaaactGCAAACTCTTTAGACTACAATTTTCGCacgataaaattataaactctCGTCACACACAACTAATTGTTGTGGTAATATAAACTtaagttaatttataataattcagTACTTCTTTTTTATTCACGCTAATTGATGTAGAATTTAGATGAGTATTCAAAAGTTTATATTTCTTCGTATAGTAGAACTTAGATGAGTATCTAAAAATTTTACATTTCTtcatataataattttgatttggtgtgaaatttaaatgaatatcCACTTTAAAACAGCGTGaccaaacaaaaacaaattaaagctAGATTCTAACCagaaaactacaaaaaaattattattaaaataacattaaagttatataaatatttactttaaatagaataaaataaataattttgttttgaatttaataGTTATATGTTGTCAATATAAAATGACTGCACACTAAAATTCAATAGAAGactgtatttttttatgttagacTGTTGTTTTCAAATCAGTGTTATATAATAAGGTAGACCTTTGTAGTATAAATCACAAATATGAaaacattatattaaaaaactaaccgtacattaaaataattaaaataataggtTGAAATAGTcgaaacaaaataatatatatatatatatatatatatatcttatattcttttattttttattttttattataacaataaatattttatttttttaaaataattacataaaagTGGAATAGTAGTGTGGTGGCAAAGTATTAAATTCTCATTAGATGTGAGAGGAAAATCGTTTTAGGTCGACAATGTATAGAAgtaatttataacaaaaatgatGATAATACAGTTTTGTAGACATGACCGTTAGATGTAACTAACTAATGCTTCGGGCAGACAATTATACATTATTTCCTTCAATTAAACGCCAAACAACTCCACATGACACCTCGCAAATATCGAAAGGCATTGAATTGACCGAACAACCTTATCCTAACGAACAAGCACAATTATTTGGCTGTCCAAAAAAGTAAGATAAATAATAGTTATGATGTCGTGATTTTATTGGCTCATATGAAAGGTGTCCATACGCTCAATGTTAAACAAAAAGTTATTTTCTCATTTGAAGTTTGAAGAAAGCTACTTGCACTACAATAATGGTGTATAAGAAACAATGTATAAGACTGATTATGACATTACCGAATCTTTGGAAAAATAATAATGGTAGAgaataaatagagaaaatagTGGAAGGAAACTGGGAATAATTGTTTTAAGATTGTTTGATCCAAAAAAAGACTATGTATCTttggaaaaattattattatttttcataggAAAAAAagactatatattaaaataattttaaggaAAGTGAATCGAAAAAGAGTAATTATTTTAGgattgtttgataaaaaggaaATTATATATCTTTGAAAAGCGAATAATTatgtttaatgaaaaaaaagattatatatcttaagtgtaaaataattttacacctataattaacaaaaattattattttattgtctcTATCTTATAATATAATTGTAATCATCGtcataaaataattacttatattaattgttaatataaaattatttatattaatgatattTCATTAAATACTAGTGGTTTTGGAAGGGAGAAGAGAAAAAGAGTATAACTTTGGCACCCAAGGTTTTCGGGAAGAATTATTCGAAATatgtacataaatttatttattcaaagaaTTAACCTCCTTTTTGGCATTTTACTTTTCATATACACTAAAATCAGATGAAACCTCTCAAAATATACTATAAAAATTTAccatcttttcattttttttgtactCCCTCTTTCTCTAATTTTTAGTTCTCGGCTTGTTTgattgaattttgatttttagtttttaaaaaatattataaaacaaattttaaaaattgtatttaaaaaaatgtgtttggtaatactatttttaaaattgttttaaagatatgaaaatagaaaacttgtatgataaatttatttttaaaatatgttttgaaaacaaaaaattaaagaatttgtttgatacatatattttttttctcaactaTTCCTTTTGAATATCTTTCATTcaatataaatatgattataaatatttttagtataatatttattataataaattttttaaatgtaacatGTCtcataaatacaattcaaatgataaaaaaatcatatgcatattttatATGTTACGTGCGAGTTTGAACCTACAATACTTTCTTTCACCATATTTAATGTGTATTAGTTTAGCGTTAAGTTCTTTagagttaaaaattaaatttttacagtTAGTAATTTTTAGTCAAGTAATTTCCTcctcaatttattaaaaaaatattaatttattgttggttttattttttaataatatttattggtTTGGTTcagtctttttttattttattaatatttcgtATGTCTTAAtcataatttatcatttttgtaCTCAATGATAGATCATTGTTATTCCTTAATTTTAACTTGCAGcatattatatgttatatattacatttaattaCCTATTAAGTTATCGTGACTTtctaatattaatattagtgaaaatattaagtatcatcacataaaaattaaattcacttataaaaataaaaaattaaattctatataattattttattttagatattatttatatGGTTTTTTGGTAAAagaattgatataaaattttaaagtatatgtGCCAATACTATAATGTTtccataaaaaattaagaatctAAAGGACAGCAGAAATTTACTTATAGTATTCaatcattaaattcaaaaatgaaaatatagtaATAGTTTAGTTAAAAGAATGCGTAATTGAGTTAGAGATGTACGCAGACATGACCaaatcagataaaaaaaaaaaaggcattaGTGATATAATGGTTAGTAACAATGGATAAACAATATGGAAATGCcttctattttttaaacaaaagtaTATTTTTCGAATTTGCAAAGAATTAGATCAATGCCATTAATGAAAATTCACAGTTCTccatgtgttttatttttttttttctactttcaaaactaaaatataaaattgagaagaaaaacaACTCTTAGGTGTTTTGCTTTTTTACtttccaaaactaaaaagtgaacacaaattttcaaaactaCACTTACAAAAGTTATTTATCAAccaagtttttaaatttttaaattttgaaaaaactgaaaaatagttttataaaaggGAATCAAACATTAGTATTTGTTATctcataattttgaatttttttaaattagtcaAGATACAATTaatgactttttttatttttaacaatttaaaaacatacattaaataaattttatttttacttaataaatgaaagataaaaaaaactaaactaacttaaaattattatttcttaatatatgtattcaaagttaaaagaattaaagtcaaaaaatgtataaatatttaatattaaagaatttGGTTTTCGTAATTAACGTCTTATTCATCACAATAATTATAGTTCTTTTGAGTACTTGTGTGTcgttaaaagaattaaaatttattttaaaaaaaaaattgtacagtagtatacaaatacaaaatgtCAAATAGTTCAATTgtgatattaataatataattatgttaataatataaaagaaaattatatctttaataaattataattatgataaatattttttttatttgtgataTTCTTCTAAAATCTACTAAATCATCATGTCGAGACTACATCAATTTAATAGatttcaattaaaattcaatCGATAACAATGATAGAGGAAATATCATAATCCATATCGTGTCTAAAGTTAGCAAAAAAGTTGGGGGCTATGGTAGGTGTAATGAGAGACTATAATGAGAGAGATAGAATTCCTGGATTAAATTTGGCGTGGATAAACTATGATAAGATTTAGTAGGATGATCTAATCTAAGGTGGAAAAATATAGTCCATCATGAGTTGTTAAATTATAACGACACTTGTGTTCATCcagaaacaaataataataaaaactaacCTAATAGGTCCATTGATGATATGAGAGATGCCTTAATAAAACAAACCAGAAAGATCAGTTCAAAATCTATAAACTAGCCTAACTCACTTACTTTCCAACATctatctataaaaaattatcatcaaaataaaaatacagaAAATAGTATCTTACTAAATTCAATGTTTAGCTGGCTATGtccataaagaaaataattttctcacattcatttattttgaagtATTTACAGTTATCACTCAATCATTAAATTCCATAGCCTTTGATTTCGATAATAGATTAGATATTTTAAACTcgcaaatttaatttattgatgaaatatatctcttttgtaattttacattattagtagatatttaaaatttagttactgtatttaatttaaaattttgttataaatttaattgttttatgtattttattgtatttatagacgtttttaagaattaaataatatgtcatgatgaaattttataaatataaatgtttaaatattaaaatttaaattcattatttacattaagaattttttatataaatatgtgaATCTAACGTTACagatttaattttattcaaatttcatGTAAGCCATTACACTGAAAATTCAATtcaacacaaataaaattaattaatttaagtgtcAAGTTTGGTAAAATTGATCTAAATAAGTGTACACCTTAAATATTTCTCTAATTAAAAGTATCATGAAATAGACAAACAGAAAAGAAATTAAATGGAAGAACATCAACAATTTGTGAATAAAAACACAAATAGTTAATTGTTTTGTTATTTCTTCCtcaaaattaactttattaTTATACAATCGAGGGCTTCTAGGGTGGAGTATGTACAGTCTCACCAAAATCCTAACTATCTGCATAACATTCAAGCCACTAGTAAATGCACAAAAAGTgaaaaaagagaaggaaaagtTAGTTAGAACTTATTCAACTAGAAGCACCCAACTCTAagcatatattaaaattatatacacaAATTTCAGAGAAAtcataaaatactaatattatcaCCCAAAATTAAGAGAATCTTAATTAGCCATGTTACCGGTACACGTGGCATCATTCCCCCTGCCATGACCAAACAATGTCTTTGAGAGCAGGCCTAACATCATCTTCAAAAAACTTGACATATTCAAAGGTATCACCGGAACATTTAGAAAATTCAACCACCGCAAGCTCCGGCGCCACCTCATATATCTCCGCCGTCACAGCCAACTTCCCTTTTCTCCCTTCCATCATCCCTTGCAACTTCAATTTAAATTCCTTAACCTTCccaaccttaaaccttaaacttTTCGCAGCACTTTCAATCTTAGACACAATCTCCGAAACAGAACACTTGGAAGTAAAAACAGAacctctctttttcttttcctcgaaTAAACCCGATAGATCAAACCCCGAAGACATCGAAGAAATAAATTCAAACGCATTGAAGAATTTAGGCGAAGAATTAATCATTACCATCTCTGATTCCAAATCATCATTTGAATTAATAGTTGATAAACCTTTTTTGAACCATGTAtcatttataattgaagaaatagTGATTCTTCTTTCAGGATCCGCAACTAGAATCTTCGAGATTAATCTCTTTGATTCAGGCGAAAACCAAGGTGGGAATCGATACTCTTCTTTGAAAACCTTATTATACATAGTAATAAGATTTTCATGTTGAAAAGGAAGAAATCCAGCAAGTAAAGCATAAAGAATAACACCACAAGACCAAGTATCAGCTTTAAAACCGTTATAACCTCTTTTTCTAACAACCTCGGGTGCCACGTAAGCGGGGGTCCCACATTGAGTATGTAAAAGCCCGTCCTGCCGAAGCTGTTCTGGCAAAGCGGAGAGACCAAAATCGGAGATTTTAAGGTCTCCGTGTTCGTCGAGTAACAAATTCTCAGGTTTTAAATCGCGGTGTGCAACTCCTCTACTGTGGCAAAATTCAACCGCGCTTATGAGTTGTTGGAAGTACTTTCTAGCGgtttcttcttttaattttccCTTTTCCACTTTGGCGAATAATTCGCCGCCACGTATGTATTCCATCACGAAcaagatttttgtttttgttgccATGACTTCTTTAAGGTTCACGATGTTTGGATGTTTTACTAACCTCATCACGGAAATCTCGCGTTTGATTTGCTCCATCATTCCTTCTTTTTTCACTTTGTTTTTGTCGATTACTTTTATTGCTACTCCTTCACCAGTTTCAATTTCTTTTCCATAGTATACTTTTGCGAATGTTCCTTTGCCTAGTACCCTTCCCATCTCATATTTTCCAAATAATATGTTTGCTTTTAATTCCTCcattggaaaataaaaaataaaaacagtagCACAAAGTATGGTAGTGACTAGAGCATGATTAACGGGTTATTTTGTAAGGACATTTTTTTGTGTGGGAATTTTGGAAGGTTGTTGAGAAGTTAGGCTAAGGAAA
The genomic region above belongs to Cicer arietinum cultivar CDC Frontier isolate Library 1 chromosome 4, Cicar.CDCFrontier_v2.0, whole genome shotgun sequence and contains:
- the LOC101510050 gene encoding CBL-interacting serine/threonine-protein kinase 25 codes for the protein MEELKANILFGKYEMGRVLGKGTFAKVYYGKEIETGEGVAIKVIDKNKVKKEGMMEQIKREISVMRLVKHPNIVNLKEVMATKTKILFVMEYIRGGELFAKVEKGKLKEETARKYFQQLISAVEFCHSRGVAHRDLKPENLLLDEHGDLKISDFGLSALPEQLRQDGLLHTQCGTPAYVAPEVVRKRGYNGFKADTWSCGVILYALLAGFLPFQHENLITMYNKVFKEEYRFPPWFSPESKRLISKILVADPERRITISSIINDTWFKKGLSTINSNDDLESEMVMINSSPKFFNAFEFISSMSSGFDLSGLFEEKKKRGSVFTSKCSVSEIVSKIESAAKSLRFKVGKVKEFKLKLQGMMEGRKGKLAVTAEIYEVAPELAVVEFSKCSGDTFEYVKFFEDDVRPALKDIVWSWQGE